CGGCGGGGTTTGGACAAAAGCCCCGGCAGAGTCCTCCGGGCGCGCTCCGGGGGACTTTGTGTGCCACACCAGCCAGTGCTTGACGCCCTCGCACGGATGGCGGAGCAGAACGTATCCCCTGGATCAGAGCTGTCGTTGAGGGGGTAGCGCGCTCCGGCTCCGCCTCTTGGCCGGATGCGTTGTTGCCGAGGGCCCGGCGTAGCGCAGTCGCCGCCGGGCCCTCTCTCACCATTCGGCGCAGGCAGCGCGCCGTGGGCGAAGACGCCGACCATATCCGTCCCCTCGTGCGAGAGGGCCGGCACCTGAACGCAGCCGGCCCCGTGTCGGCTCGATCTTCGGGTGCGGCAGCTACGACTGTGCGCGACGCCCTCTCAGGCCAGGGCGCGCGCCGCAGCCTCGCCGGGCGGATCGGGCAGGGCGATGTGCGCCGTGATCCGTTTGCCCGCCGCATCCGGCCGCACCACGAGGTATGCGCTCACCGCTTTGACGATCTCCAGACCGTGCTGGCTGATCCGGCCCGGATCGGATCTCCGCGCCACCGGCAGGACGGACGCGCTGTCCCACAGGGTGACCTCCACCCGCTCCGGAGTGATCCCCAACTTCATCATCACCGGCCCCGGCGCATATTTGAGCGCGTTGGTGACCAGCTCGCTGACGACCAGTTGCGTGAGATCCCTGGCCCGCGCCGGCACCACTACAAGGTGTTCGGTGACCGCCCGGTCCAGAAAGGCAAGAGCGTGCCGGCGGGCCTGGGCGATGCAGCCGTTGCCCGCATCCAGCGCGTAACTGGCCTGCATCAGACCCGCTGACGGCGTCACCCGGCCAGCATGGTCGCCGTCGGAGTCCAACTGCCCTCGCCCCTCTTCACGTGGTCAACATTCCCGTGTACCCGCCATGTGGCCACCCGCACCGCCAAGAACGGCCATCACCCAGGACCGGTGTGTGGTGACTTTCCCGTAGGGCAGAATCGCCCTGCACCCCCGGCACTCTGAGCCGGTGCAACAGCCGAGGAGGCCGAAGAGGCGGTGACCACTATCCACCAGGCCAGCCCGCAAGACCGGCTCTCCATCGAATGTCACACCCATCACGGCATCCGCGTCGTGACCGTGCAAGGCGAGATCGACGCCGACGTCTGCCCGATGCTCGAAGCTG
This DNA window, taken from Streptomyces sp. V3I8, encodes the following:
- a CDS encoding ATP-binding protein; protein product: MDSDGDHAGRVTPSAGLMQASYALDAGNGCIAQARRHALAFLDRAVTEHLVVVPARARDLTQLVVSELVTNALKYAPGPVMMKLGITPERVEVTLWDSASVLPVARRSDPGRISQHGLEIVKAVSAYLVVRPDAAGKRITAHIALPDPPGEAAARALA